In Panthera uncia isolate 11264 chromosome B4, Puncia_PCG_1.0, whole genome shotgun sequence, one genomic interval encodes:
- the LOC125919166 gene encoding olfactory receptor 6C75-like produces MRNYTAVTEFILLGLTNDPQWQVVLFVFLLATYMLSVTGNLIIIILTLSDPHLKTPMYFFLRNFSFLELSFTSVCIPRFLVTILTGNRTISYNDCVAQLFFFILLGVTEFYLLAAMSYDRYVAICKPLHYMTIMNHRVCILLVFSSWLAGFLIIFPPVILLQKLEFCASNVIDHFICDSSPILQLSCTNTRFLELMAFILAVVTLMVTLTLVMLSYTYIIRTILKIPSKSQRKKAFSTCSSHMIVVSLSYGSCIFMYIKPSARERVSLNKGVAVIITSVAPLLNPFIYSLRNQQVKQAFKNMVQRIVFSLYK; encoded by the coding sequence atgagaaattacACAGCAGTAACAGAATTTATTCTTCTCGGATTGACAAATGACCCACAATGGCAGGTTGTACTTTTCGTATTTCTTCTTGCTACCTACATGCTTAGTGTGACTGGGAACCTGATCATTATCATTCTCACACTTTCAGATCCCCACTTAAAGACTCCAATGTATTTCTTCCTTCGAAACTTCTCATTCCTAGAATTGTCATTCACATCTGTCTGTATCCCCAGATTCCTTGTCACTATATTGACGGGAAACAGAACTATTTCCTACAATGattgtgtggctcagttgttttTCTTCATCCTGTTGGGGGTGACAGAATTTTACCTTCTGGCTGCCATGTcctatgaccgctatgtggccatctgcaagcctcTCCATTACATGACCATCATGAATCACAGAGTCTGCATACTCCTTGTCTTTAGCTCATGGCTTGCAGGATTCCTGATCATCTTTCCACCAGTAATTCTGCTGCAGAAGTTGGAGTTCTGCGCCTCCAATGTAATTGATCATTTTATCTGCGACTCTTCTCCGATTCTACAGCTTTCCTGTACAAACACTCGCTTTTTAGAACTCATGGCATTTATTTTAGCAGTGGTAACACTTATGGTCACCTTAACACTAGTTATGCTCTCCTATACATACATCATCCGGACAATTCTGAAAATTCCTTCCAAGAGTCAAAGGAAAAAAGCCTTTTCCACTTGTTCCTCCCACATGATAGTGGTCTCCCTCTCTTATGGAAGCTGCATCTTCATGTACATTAAGCCTTCTGCAAGGGAAAGGGTGTCTTTAAACAAAGGGGTAGCTGTAATCATTACCTCAGTTGCTCCTCTCCTGAATCCTTTCATATATTCACTAAGGAATCAGCAGGTAAAGCAAGCCTTCAAGAACATGGTCCAGAGAATtgtcttttctttatataaatga